The Pseudanabaena galeata CCNP1313 genome includes a region encoding these proteins:
- a CDS encoding BMC domain-containing protein has translation MGIAVGLVEVLGHPPALSVADTMVKAANVTFVGYEKVSGARLTIIIRGPVGDVQKAVAAGVEAAKQIEVLSSKDKALFLSATVIPRPHANVEVITKTMQFSEAMEQFR, from the coding sequence ATGGGAATCGCAGTTGGTTTGGTTGAGGTACTGGGGCATCCTCCCGCACTTTCCGTCGCTGACACAATGGTCAAAGCCGCTAATGTAACTTTTGTGGGCTACGAAAAAGTAAGCGGCGCTCGCCTAACCATTATCATCCGTGGACCAGTTGGCGATGTCCAAAAAGCTGTCGCCGCAGGGGTGGAAGCAGCTAAACAAATTGAAGTCTTGAGTTCCAAAGACAAAGCTCTATTTTTGTCGGCTACTGTAATTCCCCGTCCCCATGCCAATGTCGAAGTGATCACCAAGACTATGCAATTTAGTGAAGCTATGGAGCAATTCCGTTAA